A segment of the Candidatus Zixiibacteriota bacterium genome:
GATACGGGAGATGGGGTTGTCGGCTCACGCGATTCCGGGCATGCATCGAACTGCCATAGGCGTGACCGGGAACAAGTCGCAGGTGGATTCGGACAGAGTCCTTACTCTCCCCGGTGTGGAAGATATCGTTCATATCACCCAACCGTATAAACTGGTGAGCCGCGAGTTCTCTGGTGCAGATACTATTGTGAGTGTCGGCGACGTGAGGATCGGCGGCTCCAATTTCGTCGTTATGGCCGGTCCCTGTTCGGTAGAGAGTCGCGAGCAGTGCTTTGTCGTGGCAGAACAAGTGGCCAAAGCCGGAATCAAGGTGTTCAGGGGAGGGGCTTTTAAGCCGCGCACGTCACCATACAGTTTTCAGGGACTTGGTATGCAGGGGCTGGAGATATTGAGCGAGGTGCGCTCGCGATTTGGCCTTTTGATCGTCACCGAAGCCGTGGATACCGAGACACTCGATGCCGTCGCGGAGCACTCAGATATCGTACAGATCGGCGCTCGCAACATGCAAAACTACTCGCTGCTGAAAAAGGCGGGGCGATGTACCAAGGCGGTGCTCCTGAAACGAGGCCTGTCCGCCACGATCGAGGAGTTCCTCATGGCGGCAGAGTACATTCTGTCCGAAGGGAATGCGCGCGTTATCCTCTGTGAGCGTGGTGTGAGGACCTTTGCCGATCACGCTCGCAACACCCTCGACCTCTCGGCCGTGCCGTATGTCAAACGGACCAGCCATCTGCCGATCATCACCGACCCGAGTCATGGCACGGGCCGGAAGGACAAGGTGATTCCGCTGTCGCGCGCATCGATTGCGGTTGGCGCCGATGGCCTCCTCATTGAAGTACACCACGAGCCGTCACGCGCCCTGTCAGATGGTCCACAAGCGATCACGCCGACTGATCTCCGCCAGCTCATGACCGAGCTCAGGGCGCTGGCGCCGGTGCTTGGCCGAGTTGTCACATGAAGCGGACCATCAAACCGGCCCGCAAGTTCGGTGGGACGCTGTCTGTCCCAGGCGATAAGTCGATTGCCCATCGGGCAGCGCTACTGTCTATCCTGTCAAACGGACCAATAGTCGCCCGTAACTTCCCGGATAATGCTGACTGCCGCAGCTCACTTAACGCCGCAGCCATGTTCGGTGTACGGGTTGAACAGGCAGGCAGCACGGTTACCCTGCATCCCCCCGCCAAGTTGAGCCTGCCTCCTGATGCCATCATCGACTGCGGCAACTCCGGCACGACCGCACGGTTGCTTGCGGGATTGATAGCAGGGTCAGGATTGGAAGCCACGCTGACTGGTGACGAATCGCTCAGACGCAGACCCATGAAGCGAGTGATCGATCCTCTCACTGCCATGGGAGCCAGTTTAGCTGGCACCGAGAACCGCCTGCCGTTGAAAGTGGTCGGCAGCAAACTACTGCCGTTTGAATACACGCTCAAGGTGCCATCGGCACAGGTGAAATCGGCGTTGCTGCTGGCCGGCCTTGCCTCCAAATGCTCCGTAGTAGTGAGAGAAGAAACACCGACACGGGATCACACGGAGAATGTGATCGAGGCTATCGGTGAGGGGATTACCGTTCGTGAGATCAAGCCAGTCGTCGAACCGGATCCAGTGGACCCGAGGAGAAAACGAACCCGCATGCCGGAGTCGTTCAAGCGCGAGGTTGCGCTATCGGCTCAGACGCGCATTGACGGAGGCGATATCGACATTCCGGGGGACATATCCACCGCGTCGTTCTTCCTGGCGGCAGCGGCAATTTCCGGCAAGAGCATAACAGTGACCAACGTCGGACTCAACCCGCTCCGCACGGAGTTCCTGGACCATCTGAAGGCCATTGGCTGTACTGTTGCCATCACGGATAAAACAGTGGTGTCCGGTGAAGCGAGAGGCAACGTGACCGTTGTCGGCAGCCAGTTGAAAAGTCGAAAACTTCACGGTGACACGATTGTTGGCTTGATCGATGAAATTCCGATGGTTGCCGTCATGGCTGCATTTGCCGATGGCACAACCATTATTCGCGACGCCGCAGAATTACGTGTGAAGGAATCTGATAGACTCATGGCAGTGTCGGAGAATCTTCGTCGAATGGGGGTCAAGTGCGGCTTACTCGCGGACGGCCTGGTGATCGAAGGGCGGAAAGAGATAACCGGCGCGGACATTCAATCGTACGGCGACCACCGCATTGCCATGGCGTTCTCGATAGCGGCTCTTTTCGCAGTCGGACCGTCGACAATTGATGAAGACAACGTTGTGGCTGTCTCCTGCCCTCAGTTTTACGACTTGCTGAGCAGCATTGCGTCATGAGCGAATCAATTCGCCTGGGTTTGATCGGGGAGAACATCGCCTATTCCAGATCGCCTGATATCTTCCAGGCGATCTTCAGCGTGACAGGGAGATCCGGAGAATTCAAAATCTACTCGGTCTTGCAAGCTGACTTGCCACACACGATAGAGACGCTTCGAACTTTGCCGCTCGACGGCCTGGCCGTGACGGTGCCGTTCAAACGAACAGTGATCTCGCTCCTCGATGAACTGGACGCGGTTTCGACCTTACTTCAGGCAGTGAACTGTATCCGATTCGATGGGAGTTTCACTCGTGGATTCAACACCGATGTTGACGGCTTCGCCGCAGGCTTACAGCCGCTCCGAGCCAAAGTTACCGGCTGTCGGGCGCTGATACTGGGCGCGGGGGGAGCTGCCTCTGCAGCGATCTACAGCCTGATTCATGAGTTCGGTGTTCGTGAGATCGTGGTGGCGGCCAGACCGGGGAGAAACCTCGATCTCCTAACAAACCAGTTTGCTGCCTATCCAGACGTGGCGTTCAACACCTTCACGCTTGACTCGTTAGAATCCGGCGATTATGCGACCTGCGGACTGATAGTGAATTGCACTCCGTTGGGCGGTTGGCATTTTCCTGAAATCTGCCCATTGCCGGCTTCCTTTATATGGCCGTCAGATGCCGTCTACTATGACATGAACTACAACGACAACGGTATCGGGGTCCAGATCGCAAGAGAGGCAGGTTTGATCGCCATCGACGGGTCTTCGATGCTCGTCGCCCAGGCGATCCGGTCGTATGAAATATGGACAGGGGTACAGTCACCGTTTGAGCCTGTCTATGAAGCTTGCTTTGGTCGATCCAGTCGATAGGTGTTGCGATAATGAATCGTGCTTCTGCATGCTCACTCTTTCTCGTCGGTTTTTCCGGGTCGGGAAAGACGACCGTCGGGAAAATGCTGGCACATAGGTGCAAAATCCCCTTTATCGACACAGATACGCAAATAGCACGTCGCGCCGGCAAGAGCATAAAGGACATATTTGCGGAGCACGGGGAGTCTTATTTTCGCAAACTCGAGTCAACAGTGATTCGCGATTTGACGACATCGAAAGTCCGAAAAATAGTGGCCCTTGGTGGGGGAGCATACCAGAACAGAGTAAATCGACAGTTGATCGACCGTGCCGGTATCATCATATATCTCTCCTGTTCGGTTCGTGAGCTATATCGGCGACTCAGCCGGCACACCGACAGACCGTTGCTGAGAGCTGCCCAAAAGGGCGGCAGTGAACCACGGCACGTGCAAATGCATCGCATAAAGAAGTTGCTCTCCACTCGGATTCATGCCTACCATATGGCCAACATCCGCGTATCTACAACCGGTAAGACAGTCAAAGAAATCGTGGTTCAGATCGAAAGAAAGTTGAAAGCACTCGATGCCGCGCGTTCTGGTCAGGCTTGATGATCGCTCTTATCCCATAGAGATCGGCAGAGCACACGTATCCGTTCTGCGGAAGCTGCTTCGCCGGCATGTGGGTTACGGACGAGTGTTTGCGTTGTGTGATGCCAAGTGGTACGCGCTCCACGGGGTGCGGTTCTTCGGGCAACTTTCGAAGACTCGGCTGCAAACGGAAGTATATGTTCTCCCAGACGGCGAGCGAACAAAGAGCGCACAGGTGCTGGCTCACGTGTATGACTACCTGCTGTCATCACGTATAGCACGGGATGATTTTATCCTGGCCTGCGGCGGCGGAGTGGTTTCGGACCTGGCCGGTTACGCCGCGGCTACGACACTGCGCGGACTGTCGTGGGGCGTGGTCCCAACCACGCTGGTTGGCATGGTGGACGCCGCAATTGGCGGCAAAACAGGAATCAATCATCGAAGCGGCAAAAATCTCATCGGTGCAATCTGGCAGCCGAAGTTTGTCTGGACCAACCTCGATTATCTTCACACCTTGCCCAAGCGACATCTTGTCGCCGGCATGGGTGAGATTCTCAAGACAGCGGGTCTGGCAGGGGGACCCTTGCTGGTTCGTTTCGCGCGTTTTCTTGACCGTGGCATCGAGTTGGGGAGCCCGGAAATGGTCGACCTCGTTGTTCGAACAACTGTCTACAAAGCTGGTCTGTTGGCCAAGGACGAACGAGACCTGGGCAAGCGGATGTTTCTCAATTATGGCCATACGTTTGGTCACGCGATCGAACGAGCGCTCGGTTATGGTGCCCTGCTGCATGGAGAAGCAGTGATCCTGGGTATTGCTGCTGCGCTCGAACTCGCGGAAACGGCGCTCAAAACAAAACCGTCGTTGCTGAGTGGATACGCTGAATCAGTTGATCGGATGGTCGCCCTTGTGCCGCGCCGTCAGATCGAACTTCACGATGTTATACAGGCCATGTCGCTGGACAAAAAGCGCGCCGCGCAAAAACTCCGCTTTATTCTACTAAAAGCACCGGGCAGACCGGTGATAGTCGATGCCGTATCTGCATCGCAGGTGTCTCATGCTCTAAGACAGATGCTCTCTCGATATCAGGACATTGGAGGAACGGATGGCAAAGGTACTGGTCGTTAATGGTCCAAATCTCAATCTTTTGGGGAAGCGCCAGCCCGAAGTCTACGGCACGCAACCATTGGACGAACTCAACAGGCGGTTGAACGATCTGGCGAAAGAGATCAACCTTGAACTGCAGTTCTTTCAGTCCAACTCTGAGGGGGCGATCATAGACTTCATTCAGCGTGAAGCAACTGGGTCAATGGGGATGATCATCAATCCGGGATCGCTGACCCATTACAGCTATGCGATTCGCGACGCCATCGAAGCGGTCAATATCGAGACCATTGAAGTGCACTTATCCAATATCTACTCACGCGAGGAATTCCGGCGGCATTCCACGATCGCGGCTGTCTGCCGGGGCCAGGTAACCGGTTTCGGATTCTATGGCTACGCCATGGCACTTTCCTATTTTTCTGACACCCTTCGCGACAAATAGTTCGCTACCATGTTAGTGTCTCAGTAGATACGGGCATAGAATCACCACTGCCGGTCGAATCACTCACGGCGAAATCGCGTTCCGATGAGCAATCATGCATACCTCGGCCACAACTAAGATCACCTCCGGTCCGATCGGGCGAACGGTCCTCTCACTCGCCGTACCTGTGGTGCTTGGGATGTTCATGGAAATCGCGCTCTCGGTCGTGAACTTCTTCTGGGTCGGCAAACTCGGTCCGTCGGCGCAGGATGCAGTCACCAGTTCCATGGTCATCACCTGGACAGTCTTCTGCGGTTTCACGATGATCAACATTGGCCTGACCGCGATCGTTTCGCGCCATGTGGGGGCGAAGGAGCCAGAACAAGCAGCCTTTCACGCCCGCCAGGGCCTGCTCATGGCGTTGGCGCTTGGACTCGTGTTTACCGTACTTGGCTTTATACTGGCGCCGGTTATCCTCAGATTCATGCACACGAGCGACACAACGCTCGTGCACGCACTTCCGTATTTGCGGATCTTCTTTCTGACGGCGGTCTTTTTTGCCTTGTACGACACGTCCGCGTCCATTTTCAGAGCATCCGGGGACACCAAAACGCCAACTGTGGTGGGAGCCAGTTTGATCGCATTCCAGATGATCCTCGATCCGTTGCTGATTTTCGGGATTGGGCCATTTCCAAAAC
Coding sequences within it:
- the aroF gene encoding 3-deoxy-7-phosphoheptulonate synthase, whose protein sequence is MLIVMGRNATPEMVAAVCEVIREMGLSAHAIPGMHRTAIGVTGNKSQVDSDRVLTLPGVEDIVHITQPYKLVSREFSGADTIVSVGDVRIGGSNFVVMAGPCSVESREQCFVVAEQVAKAGIKVFRGGAFKPRTSPYSFQGLGMQGLEILSEVRSRFGLLIVTEAVDTETLDAVAEHSDIVQIGARNMQNYSLLKKAGRCTKAVLLKRGLSATIEEFLMAAEYILSEGNARVILCERGVRTFADHARNTLDLSAVPYVKRTSHLPIITDPSHGTGRKDKVIPLSRASIAVGADGLLIEVHHEPSRALSDGPQAITPTDLRQLMTELRALAPVLGRVVT
- a CDS encoding shikimate kinase, which produces MNRASACSLFLVGFSGSGKTTVGKMLAHRCKIPFIDTDTQIARRAGKSIKDIFAEHGESYFRKLESTVIRDLTTSKVRKIVALGGGAYQNRVNRQLIDRAGIIIYLSCSVRELYRRLSRHTDRPLLRAAQKGGSEPRHVQMHRIKKLLSTRIHAYHMANIRVSTTGKTVKEIVVQIERKLKALDAARSGQA
- the aroA gene encoding 3-phosphoshikimate 1-carboxyvinyltransferase, which codes for MKRTIKPARKFGGTLSVPGDKSIAHRAALLSILSNGPIVARNFPDNADCRSSLNAAAMFGVRVEQAGSTVTLHPPAKLSLPPDAIIDCGNSGTTARLLAGLIAGSGLEATLTGDESLRRRPMKRVIDPLTAMGASLAGTENRLPLKVVGSKLLPFEYTLKVPSAQVKSALLLAGLASKCSVVVREETPTRDHTENVIEAIGEGITVREIKPVVEPDPVDPRRKRTRMPESFKREVALSAQTRIDGGDIDIPGDISTASFFLAAAAISGKSITVTNVGLNPLRTEFLDHLKAIGCTVAITDKTVVSGEARGNVTVVGSQLKSRKLHGDTIVGLIDEIPMVAVMAAFADGTTIIRDAAELRVKESDRLMAVSENLRRMGVKCGLLADGLVIEGRKEITGADIQSYGDHRIAMAFSIAALFAVGPSTIDEDNVVAVSCPQFYDLLSSIAS
- the aroQ gene encoding type II 3-dehydroquinate dehydratase, yielding MAKVLVVNGPNLNLLGKRQPEVYGTQPLDELNRRLNDLAKEINLELQFFQSNSEGAIIDFIQREATGSMGMIINPGSLTHYSYAIRDAIEAVNIETIEVHLSNIYSREEFRRHSTIAAVCRGQVTGFGFYGYAMALSYFSDTLRDK
- a CDS encoding 3-dehydroquinate synthase family protein, whose amino-acid sequence is MPRVLVRLDDRSYPIEIGRAHVSVLRKLLRRHVGYGRVFALCDAKWYALHGVRFFGQLSKTRLQTEVYVLPDGERTKSAQVLAHVYDYLLSSRIARDDFILACGGGVVSDLAGYAAATTLRGLSWGVVPTTLVGMVDAAIGGKTGINHRSGKNLIGAIWQPKFVWTNLDYLHTLPKRHLVAGMGEILKTAGLAGGPLLVRFARFLDRGIELGSPEMVDLVVRTTVYKAGLLAKDERDLGKRMFLNYGHTFGHAIERALGYGALLHGEAVILGIAAALELAETALKTKPSLLSGYAESVDRMVALVPRRQIELHDVIQAMSLDKKRAAQKLRFILLKAPGRPVIVDAVSASQVSHALRQMLSRYQDIGGTDGKGTGR